In Sciurus carolinensis chromosome 17, mSciCar1.2, whole genome shotgun sequence, one genomic interval encodes:
- the Mcoln1 gene encoding mucolipin-1 translates to MAAPAGRRSSETERLLTPNPGYGTQAGTLPAPSTPPEEEDLRRRLKYFFMSPCDKFRAKGRKPCKLMLQVVKILVVTVQLILFGLSNQLAVTFREENTIAFRHLFLLGYSDGADETFAAYTREQLYQAIFHAVDQYLMLPEVSLGRYAYVQGGGGPWANGSALALCQRYYHRGHVDPANDTFDIDPMVVTDCIQVDPPERPPVPPSDDLALSDGSSSYKNLTLKFHKLINVTIHFQLKTINLQSLINNEIPDCYTFSVLITFDNKAHSGRIPIRLDTQAHIQECKHPSVSRHGDNSFRLLFDVVVILTCSLSFLLCARSLLRGFLLQNEFVGFMWRQRGRVISLWERLEFVNGWYILLVTSDVLTISGTIMKIGIEAKNLASYDVCSILLGTSTLLVWVGVIRYLTFFHKYNILIATLRVALPSVMRFCCCVAVIYLGYCFCGWIVLGPYHVKFRSLSMVSECLFSLINGDDMFVTFAAMQAQQGRSSLVWLFSQLYLYSFISLFIYMVLSLFIALITGAYDTIKHPDGAGAEKSELQAYIAQCQDSPTSGKFRRGSGSACSLLCCCARDASEDHSLLVN, encoded by the exons ATGGCAGCCCCGGCGGGCCGGCGCAGCTCAG AGACCGAGCGACTCTTGACCCCCAACCCTGGGTATGGGACCCAGGCAGGGACTTTGCCAGCCCCTTCGACCCCCCCAGAGGAGGAAGACCTCCGCCGCCGGCTCAAGTACTTTTTCATGAGTCCCTGTGACAAGTTCCGGGCTAAGGGCCGCAAGCCTTGCAAGTTGATGCTACAGGTGGTCAAGATCCTGGTGGTCACTGTGCAG CTCATCCTGTTCGGGCTCAGCAACCAGCTGGCGGTGACATTCCGGGAGGAGAATACCATCGCCTTCCGGCACCTCTTCCTGTTGGGCTACTCAGACGGAGCGGATGAAACCTTCGCAGCCTATACGAGGGAGCAGCTCTACCAGGCCATCTTCCACGCTGTGGACCAG TACCTGATGCTGCCCGAGGTGTCGCTGGGCCGCTACGCCTATGTTCAGGGTGGGGGTGGCCCTTGGGCCAACGGCTCAGCGCTGGCTCTCTGCCAGCGGTACTACCACCGTGGCCACGTGGACCCAGCCAACGACACCTTTGACATTGACCCAATGGTTGTCACTG ACTGCATCCAGGTGGATCCCCCCGAGAGACCCCCTGTGCCCCCCAGTGACGATCTCGCCCTCTCCGACGGCAGCTCCAGTTACAAGAACCTCACGCTCAAATTCCACAA GCTGATCAACGTCACCATCCACTTCCAGCTGAAGACCATCAACCTCCAGAGCCTCATCAATAATGAGATCCCTGACTGCTACACCTTCAGTGTCCTG ATCACATTTGACAACAAGGCACACAGCGGGCGGATTCCCATCCGCCTGGACACCCAGGCCCACATCCAGGAGTGTAAGCACCCCAGTGTCTCCAGACATG GAGACAACAGCTTCCGACTCCTGTTTGACGTGGTGGTCATCCTCACTTGCTCTCTGTCCTTCTTGCTGTGTGCTCGCTCGCTGCTCCGTGGCTTCCTGCTGCAGAAC GAGTTCGTCGGGTTCATGTGGCGGCAACGCGGACGGGTGATCAGCCTGTGGGAGCGGCTAGAATTTGTGAATGGCTGGTACATCTTGCTCGTCACCAGCGATGTGCTCACCATCTCAGGCACCATCATGAAGATCGGTATCGAGGCGAAG AACCTGGCGAGCTATGACGTCTGCAGCATCCTCCTGGGCACCTCCACGCTGCTCGTCTGGGTTGGCGTCATCCGCTACCTGACCTTCTTCCACAAGTACAAC ATCCTCATTGCCACGTTGCGGGTGGCTCTGCCCAGCGTCATGCGCTTCTGCTGCTGCGTGGCCGTCATCTACCTGGGCTATTGCTTCTGCGGCTGGATCGTGTTGGGGCCCTACCACGTGAAG TTCCGCTCGCTGTCGATGGTGTCTGAGTGCCTGTTTTCGCTCATCAACGGGGACGACATGTTCGTGACGTTTGCGGCGATGCAGGCGCAGCAGGGCCGCAGCAGCCTGGTGTGGCTCTTCTCCCAGCTCTACCTCTACTCCTTCATCAGCCTCTTCATCTACATGGTGCTCAGCCTCTTCATTGCACTTATCACGGGCGCCTACGACACCATCAAG CACCCGGATGGTGCTGGTGCAGAAAAGAGTGAGCTCCAAGCCTACATCGCACAGTGCCAGGACAGCCCCACCTCTGGCAAGTTCCGCCGCGGGAGTGGCTCAGCCTGCAGCCTGCTCTGCTGCTGTGCAAG GGATGCCTCGGAGGACCATTCGCTGCTGGTGAATTGA